The Rhododendron vialii isolate Sample 1 chromosome 8a, ASM3025357v1 genome has a window encoding:
- the LOC131297944 gene encoding F-box/LRR-repeat protein At3g58900-like — protein MEELTETKDQGMEKIDCISYFPDDVIFNVMDFLSTKEVVRSCLLSKRWQHMQASYPNLDFDQTYFGRELAIRKPKSGNLVERYPNLAEKRDNFIRYVDETLLRFHEQGLRIRKFNLFFTVFESSMVSLVDKWIGLATESRVEELHLRIHTPLDALCILPQTVFATKSIKTLKLENFKLEQLLHQSISFSSLQKLSLICMHVDAPMIASIISSCPLIEEIELIQCLGLYKVHISDLHNLRVVVIVQHHGIIESHIEAPSLQKLRYEDENFDMCPCKFNLIGCHNLTDLTLKRVLVSDQQFTDLLSKFPLLEALRVLDCRLLERVKISIQHLRRLKLWCLKLEEVEIDAPKLQSFSYLGGVIPMIRATSTSGQWEANIGLYSNCCMNSQSFWKMRNLVAQSQSFKILTLSIHCREISFTVEEIKDILLPLVLMVDHMELKLGSSSESYSALLDGLLWSCHPKILSIEFVDLESRRKFILVLREKIVHNWI, from the exons ATGGAAGAACTTACGGAGACAAAGGATCAGGGAATGGAGAAAATAGACTGTATCTCATATTTTCCTGATGATGTCATCTTTAATGTGATGGATTTCCTTTCGACAAAAGAAGTTGTTAGAAGTTGCTTATTGTCCAAGAGATGGCAACACATGCAGGCTTCTTACCCCAATTTGGATTTTGATCAAACCTATTTTGGAAGAGAATTAGCTATTCGAAAACCCAAAAGTGGCAACTTGGTTGAAAGATATCCGAATTTGGCGGAAAAAAGGGACAATTTCATTAGATACGTAGATGAAACCCTGTTAAGATTTCATGAACAAGGCTTACGGATCAGGAAGTTCAATCTTTTCTTCACAGTATTTGAGTCTTCCATGGTTTCTCTTGTTGATAAATGGATTGGACTGGCCACAGAGAGCAGGGTTGAAGAGTTACATCTCCGAATCCATACCCCACTTGATGCATTGTGTATCTTACCCCAGACAGTCTTTGCAACAAAGTCAATAAAGACTCTGAAGTTAGAAAATTTCAAGTTGGAACAGCTGTTACATCAGAGTATAAGTTTTAGTTCCCTACAAAAGTTGTCTCTCATTTGTATGCATGTGGATGCACCCATGATTGCAAGTATTATCTCTAGCTGCCCTTTGATTGAGGAAATTGAACTTATACAGTGCTTGGGGTTGTACAAGGTTCATATTTCTGATCTACATAATCTAAGGGTAGTTGTTATAGTTCAACACCACGGCATAATTGAGTCCCACATTGAAGCGCCAAGTTTGCAGAAATTACGTTACgaagatgaaaattttgacaTGTGTCCCTGCAAGTTCAACTTAATCGGCTGTCATAATTTGACAGATTTAACTTTAAAACGTGTCCTTGTTTCGGACCAGCAGTTCACTGATCTTCTATCCAAGTTTCCTCTCCTGGAGGCTCTGCGTGTGCTTGATTGCAGGTTGTTGGAAAGGGTCAAGATTTCAATCCAACATCTACGGCGTCTTAAATTATGGTGCCTTAAACTAGAAGAGGTTGAAATTGATGCTCCTAAGTTACAATCATTCTCTTATCTTGGTGGAGTCATACCGATGATAAGAGCAACAAGTACTTCAGGGCAGTGGGAAGCAAATATCGGGTTATATTCGAATTGTTGTATGAACTCTCAATCATTCTGGAAGATGAGAAATTTGGTCGCGCAGTCAcagagttttaaaattttgaccTTGTCAATCCATTGCCGTGAG ATTTCATTTACTGTGGAAGAGATCAAAGATATTTTGCTTCCCTTAGTTCTTATGGTTGATCACATGGAACTCAAGTTAGGATCATCTTCAGAAAGTTATTCAGCTCTCTTGGATGGGCTACTGTGGAGTTGTCATCCGAAGATTCTTTCCATAGAATTTGTGGATTTGGAGTCCAGAAGGAAATTTATCCTG GTTCTCCGTGAGAAGATTGTGCACAATTGGATTTGA